One region of Macadamia integrifolia cultivar HAES 741 chromosome 11, SCU_Mint_v3, whole genome shotgun sequence genomic DNA includes:
- the LOC122094230 gene encoding tubby-like F-box protein 7 → MSLRRVFRPRRGLLNSSQDLRTPKAEGIESNEEQQRRDSDGEAKEGIEVVPDEDCWSKMLPELLGEIIQRVEASEDRWPLRKNVVACACVCKRWRDVTRSIVRSPLQCGKITFPSSLKQPGPRDSPLQCFIKRNKKTSTFYLYLGLTPTTLMDKGKFLLAARRFRHGAHTEYIISLDADDLSQGSNAYVGKLSLDFLGTKFTIYDSQPPYTGAKPSNNRASRRFASKQISPQVPAGNFEIGHVSYKFNLLKSRGPRRMLSTLQCPFVKENSLEGSEKNSEMQNPASGSMILRNKAPRWHEHLQCWCLNFHGRVTVASVKNFQLVAAVDPSQPEGKGDEDTVLLQFGKVGDDVFTMDYRQPLSAFQAFAICLTSFGTKLACE, encoded by the exons ATGTCTCTGAGAAGGGTCTTTCGTCCTCGGAGGGGTCTCTTGAATTCCTCTCAGGATCTCAGAACCCCCAAAGCAGAAGGGATCGAATCGAACGAAGAACAACAGCGCAGAGACAGCGATGGTGAAGCCAAGGAAGGAATCGAAGTGGTTCCAGATGAGGATTGCTGGTCCAAAATGCTCCCTGAGCTTCTCGGAGAGATCATTCAGCGAGTCGAGGCAAGCGAAGATCGGTGGCCTCTCCGGAAAAACGTCGTTGCCTGTGCTTGTGTATGCAAGAGATGGAGAGACGTCACCAGAAGCATCGTTAGGTCCCCTCTCCAGTGCGGGAAGATcactttcccttcttctctcaaACAG CCGGGTCCCCGCGATTCTCCCCTTCAATGTTTTATCAAACGGAACAAGAAGACTTCAACTTTCTATCTTTATCTTGGCCTGACTCCGACAA CATTGATGGATAAAGGGAAGTTTCTTTTAGCGGCACGGAGATTTAGGCATGGTGCTCACACAGAGTATATAATCTCTCTTGATGCTGATGACCTGTCCCAAGGAAGTAATGCTTATGTTGGGAAGCTGAG CTTGGATTTCCTTGGCACCAAATTCACGATATATGACAGCCAGCCCCCGTATACTGGTGCAAAGCCCTCTAACAATAGAGCAAGTCGTCGATTTGCTAGTAAGCAAATCAGTCCCCAGGTTCCAGCAGGCAACTTTGAGATCGGGCACGTCTCCTACAAGTTCAACCTCTTGAAGTCCAGAGGGCCTAGAAGGATGCTCTCCACACTGCAGTGCCCatttgtaaaagaaaattcCCTTGAAGGGTCTGAGAAGAACTCTGAAATGCAAAACCCAGCTTCTGGGTCCATGATTCTGAGGAACAAGGCTCCAAGATGGCATGAACATTTGCAATGCTGGTGCCTAAATTTCCATGGCCGGGTCACAGTTGCCTCTGTAAAGAATTTTCAGTTGGTTGCAGCTGTGGATCCCAGTCAGCCAGAAGGGAAAGGGGATGAGGACACGGTACTGTTGCAGTTCGGGAAGGTTGGGGATGATGTGTTCACGATGGATTACAGGCAGCCCTTGTCAGCTTTTCAGGCATTTGCAATCTGTCTCACCAGCTTCGGTACGAAACTTGCCTGCGAGTAG